In Rhododendron vialii isolate Sample 1 chromosome 9a, ASM3025357v1, the following are encoded in one genomic region:
- the LOC131299567 gene encoding PKS-NRPS hybrid synthetase cheA-like gives MQHLMARLQHFSYVNWDRSNKDENVTDLFWAPPCAGEILRAFPRVLMMDCTYKTNRYKFPLLQIVGVTCTELTFNVAFAFIECEKAENYTWVLEKLKGMMDADSLPVVIVTDRELALMNAIRSVFPHATNLLCRFHISKNVLGKCRKMFDDKTWEEFSCSWGLIVLSASVTQYEERLRSLKRDFQMFPAALDYEEKNWLIPYKERFVGAWTDKVMHFGNLTSNRAESAHAALKHQLEYSQCNFNNILEKMHRLILLQETEVKASLEKSLTSIPHEFRSPLFEMLREVVSKNGMTHVLAASRQVEWIVESNYACECALRYTHGLPCAHEIAHYKTKNIPLPLELIHDHWKRLSLVPAKNDASLGETMKAKF, from the exons ATGCAACATCTAATGGCTCGGCTACAACATTTTAGCTATGTGAATTGGGACCGTTCGAACAAGGATGAGAATGTCACGGACTTGTTTTGGGCTCCCCCTTGTGCTGGAGAGATATTACGTGCTTTCCCTCGAGTGTTAATGATGGATTGCACGTACAAGACAAATAGGTACAAGTTTCCATTGCTGCAAATTGTTGGCGTAACATGTACGGAGTTGACTTTTAACGTAGCCTTTGCTTTCATTGAGTGTGAAAAGGCGGAAAACTACACTTGGGTGTTGGAGAAGTTAAAGGGCATGATGGATGCTGATTCACTTCCGGTTGTTATCGTCACGGATAGGGAGTTGGCGCTTATGAATGCCATCAGAAGTGTTTTCCCTCATGCTACCAATCTCCTATGTAGGTTTCATATCTCAAAGAACGTCTTAGGTAAGTGTAGGAAGATGTTTGATGATAAGACGTGGGAGGAGTTTAGTTGTAGTTGGGGCCTAATTGTCCTTTCAGCGAGTGTTACACAGTATGAAGAGCGCCTTCGTTCTTTGAAGCGTGATTTTCAAATGTTTCCTGCAGCACTAGATTATGAGGAGAAAAATTGGTTAATACCTTATAAGGAGAGGTTTGTTGGAGCTTGGACGGATAAAGTCATGCATTTTGGTAACCTAACAAGTAATAG GGCGGAGAGTGCACATGCTGCGCTAAAACATCAACTAGAGTACTCCCAATGCAACTTTAACAATATATTGGAGAAAATGCACCGACTTATTTTGTTACAAGAAACTGAAGTCAAAGCTTCTTTGGAGAAGAGTCTTACTTCTATCCCACATGAATTTAGGAGTCCTCTATTTGAGATGCTGAGGGAAGTTGTTTCGAAGAATGGCATGACACATGTTCTAGCCGCGTCACGTCAAGTTGAATGGATTGTGGAATCGAACTATGCGTGCGAATGTGCTTTGAGGTACACCCATGGTTTACCTTGCGCTCATGAGATTGCTCATTACAAGACGAAAAATATCCCTCTACCGCTTGAGTTAATACACGACCATTGGAAAAGGCTGTCTTTGGTTCCAGCCAAGAATGATGCTTCGTTGGGGGAGACAATGAAGGCTAAGTTTTAG